GGCCACGGCCGCCGGCGCGCTGTCGGCGCAGGTGCCCGCCGACAGCGGCGCTTCCGGAGGCTCCGGCCGGCCGGGCATGGTCACGGTGCTGTCGGGTGCGGCGCTGCGCGCCGCGGGCATCCAGACGCTGGCCGACGCGCTTCGCGAAGCGCCGGGACTCGACGTGGTCGCGAGCGGCGCGTTCGACGGCGGCACGGTCGCGCTCGGCGGCCTCGGCGGCGGGCCGACGGGCGTGCTCGTCCGGTGGAACGGCATCCCGCTCGACATCGGCGCATCCTGGGCCGACCTGGCGAACCTCACCCTCGATGGCGTGGACCGGATCGAGGTGCGGCGCGGCGCGGCCGCCGACCTCGGCGGCGTCGGGTCGGCCACGACGGTCGTCGACGTGTCCACGTTCCCGTCGCGGTCCGCCGACCGGGGCGCGGTCGAGGCCGCGTGGGGCCAGGACGCCACCGTCCTCGGGCGGGGAGAGGGCGCGACGGGCGGCCCGGGGTGGCAGGTGTCCGCGGCGGCCTCCGGCCTCAGCAGTGACGGCGGCGTCGCGGCGAGGGAGTCGCTGAGGGGCGGCGCCGCGAGCACCAGCCTCAGCGTCGGCGAGATGCGCGCGTCGTACCTGAAGCTCGGCGCGTACGTCTCCAGGACGAGCTACGGCTTCTTCGGCGCCGACATCGGCCTCGCACCGGATCCGGCGGCGCTCGTGACCCTGGACCAGGCGCAGCGGGCGACCACGTCCACGCTCTCGCTGGAGGCCGGGACGACGCTCGGGGGCCGCCTCGCGCTCGGGGTGCTGGTCGGCCGGCACGACGACGGCCTGCGGTATCATGCTGTGCCCACCGACACGGCGTTCTATCCCGCGGACTGGCAGAGCATCCGGCGCGCCGTCGCCCACCGCACCCACTACGCCGTGAGCGCCGGGTACCGGCTGGCACCCTGGATCGTCGCGTCCGTCGCCGTGGAGCAGGACGAGTCGGAGGCGACCGACGCCGACTCGACCCTGGTCGGTGGGCCGTTGAGCTGGAACGAGCGGGGCGTGGAGGACCGGACAACCGGGGTCGTGGCCGGCATCGCCGGCGACGGAGAGGGAGAGCCCTGGTCGTTCGCCGCCCAGGTGCGCCGGGACGTTCCGAAAGGCGGACCGCGGGTGACCACCTGGCGCGCCTTGCTGGCACGCAGGATCGGCGGGGCGACCTGGGTCCACGCCGGCGTACGGTCCGGGTTCCGCGTGCGTTCCGACTCCGAGTTCATCTTCATGTACCCGACCGCGACCGACGAACGAGACCGCACCCTGGAGCTGGGCGTGCGGCAGACCTTCGCCCGCGGCCGGGCGAGCGTGGCGGCCACCGTCATCGACCAGCGGTTCGACGACTACATCGCGCTGGCTCCCATCGGCGTGGGCACGACCGGGGACCTCTACGCCGGCGTGAACATCGGCAGCGCGCGCTCGCGGGGCTGGGAGGTGTCGGCGGAGCTGCACCCGGTCCGCGCGCTCTCGATCGCGGCCACCTGGTCCCATCTGCCGACCAAGGCGGTCTCCCTCGCGAGCCCGTCCCCGTTCATCGACCTGTCGTTCGTGGCCGGCGAGGCCCTGCTCGACCGCGCCGCCGACCTCGTCGTCGCCTCCGCCACGCTGCGCGCGAGGCGCGGCGCCACGGTCGCCGTGCAGCTGCGCAGCCAGGGCCGCCGCGCGGCGCGGTATCTGGACTCGACCGCAGGCTCGGTCTACCCGGACCTGGTGCCGGCGTACGCCGTGCTCGACCTGGGCGGCCGCGTGCCGCTCACGCCCTGGATGCAGGTCACGCTGCGCGCGGCGAATCTGCTCGACGCCCGCTACGCCGAACGGGTGGGCTACCCGGCCCGCGGCCGGTCGCTGAGCCTCGGTGCGAGGCTGAGCGCGCCCTAGCCCCCGCTGGCCCCGGCAGGCTCGGCGGCGCAGCCGGCCGGCGGACCGCTCCCGGAC
The window above is part of the Gemmatimonadales bacterium genome. Proteins encoded here:
- a CDS encoding TonB-dependent receptor, encoding MSGLAQRAPRMALVAVVMATAAGALSAQVPADSGASGGSGRPGMVTVLSGAALRAAGIQTLADALREAPGLDVVASGAFDGGTVALGGLGGGPTGVLVRWNGIPLDIGASWADLANLTLDGVDRIEVRRGAAADLGGVGSATTVVDVSTFPSRSADRGAVEAAWGQDATVLGRGEGATGGPGWQVSAAASGLSSDGGVAARESLRGGAASTSLSVGEMRASYLKLGAYVSRTSYGFFGADIGLAPDPAALVTLDQAQRATTSTLSLEAGTTLGGRLALGVLVGRHDDGLRYHAVPTDTAFYPADWQSIRRAVAHRTHYAVSAGYRLAPWIVASVAVEQDESEATDADSTLVGGPLSWNERGVEDRTTGVVAGIAGDGEGEPWSFAAQVRRDVPKGGPRVTTWRALLARRIGGATWVHAGVRSGFRVRSDSEFIFMYPTATDERDRTLELGVRQTFARGRASVAATVIDQRFDDYIALAPIGVGTTGDLYAGVNIGSARSRGWEVSAELHPVRALSIAATWSHLPTKAVSLASPSPFIDLSFVAGEALLDRAADLVVASATLRARRGATVAVQLRSQGRRAARYLDSTAGSVYPDLVPAYAVLDLGGRVPLTPWMQVTLRAANLLDARYAERVGYPARGRSLSLGARLSAP